In one window of Musa acuminata AAA Group cultivar baxijiao chromosome BXJ3-2, Cavendish_Baxijiao_AAA, whole genome shotgun sequence DNA:
- the LOC135631148 gene encoding cysteine proteinase inhibitor 1-like → MSRLLAMLLLLLVSSSVSTSHAQFLGGWQPIRDLNDPHVREIAVFAVSQYNVQENKGLELSQVLAGQKQLVSGMNYNLTLKVKDGLSTAKYVAVVYESLKGEKKLESFVLIPEKFGGWTPVDVNNPHVHDIAVFAVSEHNKEAKEPLTLVNVVQAQSQVVAGVNYKLLLVAKNEKGASAGYEAVVWEKEWENFRKLTSFKRLLTN, encoded by the exons ATGAGTCGCCTTCTCGCtatgcttctcctcctcctcgtctcctccTCCGTCTCGACCTCTCATGCTCAGTTTCTGGGCGGCTGGCAGCCCATCCGGGACCTCAACGACCCCCATGTGCGTGAGATCGCCGTGTTCGCAGTCTCCCAGTATAACGTTCAGGAGAACAAGGGTCTCGAACTCTCTCAGGTGCTGGCCGGTCAGAAGCAGTTAGTGAGCGGGATGAACTATAACCTCACGCTGAAGGTGAAGGATGGATTATCCACGGCTAAGTACGTGGCAGTTGTGTACGAGTCCTTGAAGGGCGAGAAGAAGCTCGAGTCCTTCGTGCTGATTCCG GAAAAATTCGGTGGTTGGACTCCGGTAGACGTTAACAACCCCCACGTCCATGATATCGCTGTATTCGCTGTCTCCGAGCACAACAAAGAGGCGAAGGAGCCTCTGACCTTGGTGAACGTGGTGCAAGCTCAGAGCCAGGTGGTGGCCGGGGTCAACTACAAACTGCTGCTGGTGGCCAAAAACGAGAAGGGCGCGTCCGCCGGATACGAGGCGGTGGTGTGGGAGAAGGAATGGGAGAACTTCCGGAAGCTCACCTCCTTCAAGCGGCTACTCACGAACTAA